A segment of the bacterium genome:
AGGTGGGCAACTTCGCCGGCGCCGCCCAGGGGATCGCCACGACCGGGCTGCGCGCGGTGATCGGCGACCTCAGCCTCGACGAAGCCCTGACCCAGCGCGACCGGATCAATCAGGTCATGTCCGCCGAACGGAGCCGGCGCGCGCTCGTGACGGAGGCCGACGGGAAGAAACAGGCCGCCATCACCATCGCCGAGGGAGAAAAGCAGTCGGCCATCCTCAAGGCCGAGGGCGACCGTCAGGCCGCGATCCTCCGGGCGGAGGGGTTCTCGCTTGCGCTCGACAGGATCTTCAGCAGCGCCAAGACCGTGGACACGAATACGATGAGCCTCCAGTACCTGGAGGCCCTCAAGGCCCTCGGAGCGGGCCCGGCCACGAAATTCGTGTTCCCGATGGAGTTCACCAAACTGCTCGAGCCGTTCATGGGTGGGGTGCGCGGGATTCCACCGGAGAGGACGCCGTAGATGGACACGAGTCGCGAACTGGCCGCGCCGCTCACGAATCTCCTGTACGCCGTGGCCGAGGAAGACGCGGATGACTGGGCGACCGGTCCGGGGGGAGATATCTGGGCCGGGTTACTGCGAGACGGGGCGGATATCGCACGACGCCTCAGGGAGCAGATCGAGGCGAACGCGGCACCCGCGCGAGACGAGATCGACGCCGAGGACTGGGCCGTCCTCGGCGCGGCATTTGGCGTCATCGTGAGGCGCGACCATCGTAGAAACGCCGTCTCCGCTCGTGCGTTCACCGACGAGGAGGAGCTTCTGGCCGAGTGGGAAGCGACGAAGGCCGAGCTGGAGCCGAGCGGCGGGGCGGTGGAGGCCGCGGAGATGGGCGACAGCACCGAGGGGCCATCTTCGGGACCGATGCCGCCGCGCGACGACCCGGACGACCAAACCTGATCTATAAGCGCGCCGGCGGCGTCGCCGGCGAATCCCGGTCGCCCTCGGACGGGGGTAAACGGCAGGGGATCGGTTAGGCCCGTGTGTTCTGCGCTGCCAGCATGCGAGTACCGCGGGCCTTCAGAGAACTGATCTGGAATGCATGACCCGCCTCGTGCTCGACGAGGTGGAACACAGCCCACTCCGGCGTGACCTCGTAATTGACCTCGTCGAAGTCAGGCGGCCGGCGCAGGCGGCGCCACTCGTCGGACGAGGTCCCTCGGACAGCGGCTCGCT
Coding sequences within it:
- a CDS encoding SPFH domain-containing protein, translating into VGNFAGAAQGIATTGLRAVIGDLSLDEALTQRDRINQVMSAERSRRALVTEADGKKQAAITIAEGEKQSAILKAEGDRQAAILRAEGFSLALDRIFSSAKTVDTNTMSLQYLEALKALGAGPATKFVFPMEFTKLLEPFMGGVRGIPPERTP